The stretch of DNA GGGATGACCGGGCCGAACCGGGTATCATGTTGGTCGATCAGGGCTTGACGGTGGCTGTCTTCTTCAAGTGCCATGTCGTCAAAAACCTTGGCGGTGTCGGGATAGTCCGCGCGCAGCTTTTCTGCATAACTGCGATAGATGCGGGCGTCGTCCTCTTCCGATGATATGGCAAGGGCAAGCACCTCTTGTTCGCTGAGGTCCGCGAAGCGGCGGCGGTGAAAATGACCGGGAATCATTGGAGTATCCTTTTTAGAATGATTCTAAATTATGCGCGAATAGAAAATACGCAAGCGATAAATTCTGTAAAGTGAACTCATTTTCTAAATTCACTTGATAACTGAACTAATTAGTTTAAATATACTAAACTAATCTGTTTAGAATCGGAGCGAACGATGACCAGAACCTTTACTGCCGTAATCCTTGCCTTGGGTGTCGTGATGACGCCAATGCAGGCTTTGAGTTTCAATACAGGGAGTTTGTTTCCGACGATCACCTATCCAGAGACCACACCAGAGCCTGTCACCCGAGATACTACGCAAACAGAACGTTGAATTTTGGGCAATTGACGGAGGGGAAATTGAGCTAAATTGCAGTTATGCTTGCGCATTCATAGGGGCGGCGCTTAAACTGGCCGAACCGAATTGGGGGGCAAGCATGACGGCAATGGCCGCAGAAATCAAAAAAGGTCGCAAGTTTGATCAAGTCCTCGAGGGCGCGCGCAAGGTGTTTATGCGTGACGGATTTGAGGGGGCCAGTGTCGATGAAATCGCCCGCGAGGCGGGAGTGTCGAAAGCGACCTTATACAGTTATTTTCCTGATAAGCGGTTGTTGTTTTCTGAAGTGTCTCGCTTGGAGTGCAAGCGCCAAGCGGAAGAGGCCATCGAGGTGATCGGTGTTGGTGCTCCGATTGAGATCGTCTTGCACGAAGCCGCTAGTCGAGTGGTGCGGTTCTTTCTGTCGGAATTTGGCATGCAGGTCTTCCGAATTTGCGTGTCGGAATCCTATCGTTTTCCCGAGTTAGGGCAACGGTTTTACGACTCGGGTCCGGCCTTGCTACGGTCGCGGATGTCGCAGGTGTTTACGCCCTATGTCGAAAAGGGAATCCTGAAGATTGACGATATGGAACTTGCGACGAGCCAGTTCGCCGAGCTGTGCAAATCAGATCTGTTTGTACGCAAATTATGTGGTCTCGCCGACGAACCGACCGAGGCCGAGATTGAGCGGGTTGTGAAAGGCGTTGTTGATGTCTTTTTGTCGCGTTACCTAGCCTGATAAATCCTGTATTTCTGGTTCTGCTTGATATGTATGGATGTTCTGCGTCAAAAAGCAGGACGTTTTGAATCGGAGACCTGCCATGACCGACCCCGCATCCTTTTTGCGCAACTTGTTTGATCGTGCGGTCGAAGTCGCCGATCCGATGCAAAGTTTAAAAGAGGCTTTACCTCCGCGCCCTGCAGGACGTCTGGTGGTGATCGGCGCGGGCAAAGCTTCGGCTCGGATGGCTGAGGCGGTCGAAGTCGAATACGGCCCATGTGATGGTTTGGTGATCACGCGTTATGGATATGCGCGCCCGTGCGAAGGCATCGAGATTGTTGAGGCAGCACACCCGGTACCGGATGCCGCAGGCGAGGCGGCGACAAAACGGATGCTGGAGCTGGTCGATGGTCTGGGCGAAGATGATTTTGTGTTGGCGTTGATTTCCGGCGGCGGTTCGGCCCTGCTGAGCGCGCCGGCTGGCAATATCACATTGGAAGAAAAACAAGCACTGACGCAGGCGTTGTTGGCCTCTGGGGCTCCGATTGGCGATATCAACGGCATTCGCAAGCAGATCTCGGCCGTTAAAGGTGGCAATTTGGCTGCGCGTGTGCATCCAGCCAAGATGCTGGCGCTGATGATCTCGGATGTTCCCGGGGACAACCCGTCGGATATCGCCAGTGGGCCCACTGTGGGTCATGAAGGTGATGCTGAAAAGGCCATTGAGACGTTGAAAACCTGGGGAGTTACCCCGGCGCAATCTATTGCGGACTATTTGGTATCAGGCGTTGACCCGGTGCGCCCGAATGACCCGAGATTGGCAGGCGTGGAAAATGTGATTTACGCGGCTCCGTCGCAATCTCTGGCTGCAGCGGCTGAGTTGGCACAGAGTGCCGGCATCGAGACACGTCTTCTGGGGGATGCGCTTGAGGGTGAAGCCCGCGATGTTGCGTGTGCCCATGCGGCACTGGCCCGCGAAGTGCAAGCGGGTCTATCCGAAGGTGACGCGCCTGTAGTGTTGTTGTCCGGAGGCGAATTGACTGTGACACGCACTGGTAACGGCGTGGGCGGGCCTAATGCGGAATATTCGCTGGCGCTGGCTTTGGCGCTTGAGGGGGCCGAGGGCATTGATGCGATTGCCTGTGACACCGATGGTGTTGATGGAGCGGCAGAAGTCGCCGGTGCCATCATCGCGCCAGATACTTTGGCGAAAGCAGCTGAGTGTGGTCGCGATGCGGCTGCTGCATTGCAAAACAACGATGCGCACGGGTTCTTTGGCGATCTTGGGGATCAGGTGGTGCCAGGACCAACCTTGACCAATGTCAACGATTTCCGCGCGATTTTGTGCCGGTACGTGGGTTAAAGTCACGCTCTGGCCCTCTATTGAACGGCCACCGGCACGAGATAGCGGCTGTCTAGCGATCATACTTCTAGATTTGTGCACGCATCCATTTGTGCCGGGCAGAGGCATCAACACGCATGTGCCAAACGCAAGAGATGGTATATGATGGAACCTCAAACGGCGGCGTGCAGGACGCAAATCCGGCAAAAACGGTATCTTTCAGGCGCAAGGGCATCAGGGTGACTAAGTCGGTATTTTTCAGAATGGTCGCGACTGTTGCAAAGCTGGGCAGGCTGACAGCGATGTGCCTTTGAACTCCGTGTTTGGCTAAGATCTGATCCACGGGTGTTTTATGAATTTCACCTGGGGACATAATCACATGCGAGGCATCGCAGTATTTCTCCAAGCTGTTTGGTGCGCTCCGTTTTGCCGGATCATAAAAGCAAACGTCGGTATCGCTTGCCAAAATCCGGCGCTGCTTGATATCGGTTTCCATTGATTTCAGTTCGGGTGCCAGCACAAGATCAACCTTCCCGGAACGAAGAAGGTCGGCCCAATCTTTGTCATCCAGCGCTCGTCGCACCCGGATTTGGACGTTGGGTGCTTTGGTGCGCAGTTGGTCAATGAAAGGTTTGACGATGATCTCGATCTCATAATCGGTCGCGGCAATCGTGAACGGGCGCGCGTCCGTGGTGGGGTCATAGGTCCC from Roseovarius sp. EL26 encodes:
- a CDS encoding TetR/AcrR family transcriptional regulator; the encoded protein is MTAMAAEIKKGRKFDQVLEGARKVFMRDGFEGASVDEIAREAGVSKATLYSYFPDKRLLFSEVSRLECKRQAEEAIEVIGVGAPIEIVLHEAASRVVRFFLSEFGMQVFRICVSESYRFPELGQRFYDSGPALLRSRMSQVFTPYVEKGILKIDDMELATSQFAELCKSDLFVRKLCGLADEPTEAEIERVVKGVVDVFLSRYLA
- a CDS encoding glycerate kinase, whose protein sequence is MTDPASFLRNLFDRAVEVADPMQSLKEALPPRPAGRLVVIGAGKASARMAEAVEVEYGPCDGLVITRYGYARPCEGIEIVEAAHPVPDAAGEAATKRMLELVDGLGEDDFVLALISGGGSALLSAPAGNITLEEKQALTQALLASGAPIGDINGIRKQISAVKGGNLAARVHPAKMLALMISDVPGDNPSDIASGPTVGHEGDAEKAIETLKTWGVTPAQSIADYLVSGVDPVRPNDPRLAGVENVIYAAPSQSLAAAAELAQSAGIETRLLGDALEGEARDVACAHAALAREVQAGLSEGDAPVVLLSGGELTVTRTGNGVGGPNAEYSLALALALEGAEGIDAIACDTDGVDGAAEVAGAIIAPDTLAKAAECGRDAAAALQNNDAHGFFGDLGDQVVPGPTLTNVNDFRAILCRYVG
- a CDS encoding LysR family transcriptional regulator, yielding MNNIDELSLDGRLLTMFVMVYETGSVTAAALAMNVTQSTISHGLNRLRAITKDDLFVPMGRGITPTEKASALAQDARRILQDMERFSQSGTYDPTTDARPFTIAATDYEIEIIVKPFIDQLRTKAPNVQIRVRRALDDKDWADLLRSGKVDLVLAPELKSMETDIKQRRILASDTDVCFYDPAKRSAPNSLEKYCDASHVIMSPGEIHKTPVDQILAKHGVQRHIAVSLPSFATVATILKNTDLVTLMPLRLKDTVFAGFASCTPPFEVPSYTISCVWHMRVDASARHKWMRAQI